The Verrucomicrobiota bacterium nucleotide sequence ACTGCGGGAGCATGTCTGCCGCCAGGACTCTAATTTGGATGCCCAAACGCCGGGCGCTTTCCCTGAAGCAGCCTAAGAGCTCCACCCTTCGCCCAGCGGACGTCAAGAGCAAGGTCAATGGCATGGTTCCTCGCGAGCCACTCGATCCGCCGTCATGGAAACCAGCAGGCGAACGAACCTCTCCGCGTGTTCCTTCCGGTTGAAGTGACGAACAACATAAGCCCTCGCCGACAACCCCATGGCGCGAACGCGGGCGGGATCATCGCGCATCCTCACCACCGCGTCCGCCATGGCTTCCGGATCACCCGGAGGCACAAACACCCCCCCTCCGCTCTGCTCCATCACGGAACGGATGACACCATCGATGCCTAGCAACGTCGCCCGGCCAGCCGCCATGTAATCAAACACCTTGTTCGGGTAAGTGGTTTTGAACATGGGGATCGCTTGCAGCGTGGCCAGACAAACGTCTGCCGCGGCCAGAAAATCACTCATGCGCGCCTTGGGTTGCGCGCCCGTAAAGAGGACATTGGTCAGTTTTTTCTCCCCAACCCATGATTCCAGCATGGGACGCTCCATGCCGTCGCCCACGATCAGAAACACGATGTTCGTGTCCCCCTTCAATCGCTCGGCGGCCCGCAGCAACGTTGGCAAATCGTTCGCTCGTCCGAGGGCTCCCGCGTAGACGGCCACAAAGCGATCGCCCAGGTCATATTCCATCCGAATGTTTTCTCCCTTGGCCTCCGGAACAAACATGTCCGGATCGACTCCATTCGGGATATGGTCGATCTTGGCGGGATTCACCGACATCGCAATCAGGTAATCTCGATACGCGGGTGAGTTGACGAGGATTCGGGTGGCCCTGGCATAAAGAAACCGCTCCAGCCATCTCGACATCACAATCAAGAACCGGTTCTTCAACACCCCCATGTCAATGGCAAACTCGGGCCAAAGATCCCGAATCTCCAATAAAAAAGGTTTGCGCCTGATCGCGGCCACAAACCATGCCGACGCCGCCTGGAAGATCGGCGGGGACGTCCCCATCACCACATCCACCGGGCCCGCCCTTAAAGCCGACCACACCGAACTCAGCATGAAGGAGAGAAACGAGATGACTCGCCAGAGGAAGGATCGATGCAGCGCGGGATACGTGTAAGCTCTCAACACTCGGATGCCGCCAAACTCCTCCGGACTCGAAGCGGCTGGTGCCTTGCTGCCGGTAAGATAGCTCAGACTGCTCGCCACAATCGTAAACTCATGACCCGATCTTACGACATGAGAGCCGAGCTCAAAGTGGCGGGTCCCCCCCGCTTCCCGTGGCGACACAAAGACCTGATGGATGAGCAGCGTCCTCATCGACTCCCGTTCCTCGAAGGTTCAGCAACCGCCACCTCGCGCTGCCACGCGTTTCCCCTTAACAGCAACGCACCCTTTTGATAGGAAATTTCCACCGTGCCGGGACCCAGAATCGTCCACAAGCACACACTCTGGCTGCGGCATTCGGCTTCAACCGAAAGAGCAGGATCCTTATGCGCATAGCGACGCGACACCCATCCCCGCGTCGAGGTCGGATCGGCCCGAACCACGTTACACCGTAGCGCCTCCGTGCCGCCCGTGCTCAAAGAGTATTCAC carries:
- a CDS encoding glycosyltransferase family 4 protein: MRTLLIHQVFVSPREAGGTRHFELGSHVVRSGHEFTIVASSLSYLTGSKAPAASSPEEFGGIRVLRAYTYPALHRSFLWRVISFLSFMLSSVWSALRAGPVDVVMGTSPPIFQAASAWFVAAIRRKPFLLEIRDLWPEFAIDMGVLKNRFLIVMSRWLERFLYARATRILVNSPAYRDYLIAMSVNPAKIDHIPNGVDPDMFVPEAKGENIRMEYDLGDRFVAVYAGALGRANDLPTLLRAAERLKGDTNIVFLIVGDGMERPMLESWVGEKKLTNVLFTGAQPKARMSDFLAAADVCLATLQAIPMFKTTYPNKVFDYMAAGRATLLGIDGVIRSVMEQSGGGVFVPPGDPEAMADAVVRMRDDPARVRAMGLSARAYVVRHFNRKEHAERFVRLLVSMTADRVAREEPCH